A region of Planctomycetaceae bacterium DNA encodes the following proteins:
- the deoC gene encoding deoxyribose-phosphate aldolase: MMAAEISRMIDVSCVQAQSTLDEIAQSIAMAKRFPVAAVFVLPSHVPYALELAGGADIVIGATAGFPSGSASTATKTQEVAQQRKLGCREFDMVNNITWLKAGKDDLYRQDIAAVVAEAQGMPVKVILECHYLSDAEIVRACNLAVEAGAAFVKTATGWAPTGATLENIKLIKQTVGDRCSVKAAGGVRGLETILAMHRLGATRFGISVKAARSILEGLSTSTGSDY, from the coding sequence ATGATGGCCGCCGAAATATCCCGGATGATCGACGTGAGCTGCGTCCAGGCTCAGAGCACGCTCGACGAAATCGCCCAGTCCATCGCCATGGCGAAACGATTTCCCGTCGCCGCCGTCTTCGTGCTTCCCTCGCACGTGCCCTACGCTCTGGAACTGGCTGGCGGCGCCGACATCGTCATCGGCGCCACGGCAGGGTTTCCCAGCGGCTCGGCGTCTACCGCGACCAAAACGCAGGAGGTCGCCCAGCAGCGCAAACTCGGATGCCGCGAGTTCGACATGGTCAACAACATCACCTGGCTCAAGGCCGGCAAAGACGATCTGTACCGCCAGGACATCGCCGCCGTCGTCGCCGAGGCGCAGGGCATGCCCGTCAAGGTGATCCTCGAATGCCATTACCTCAGCGACGCCGAGATCGTCCGCGCGTGCAACCTGGCCGTCGAGGCCGGAGCCGCCTTCGTCAAAACCGCCACCGGCTGGGCGCCCACCGGAGCGACGCTGGAGAACATCAAGCTGATCAAGCAGACCGTCGGCGACCGCTGCTCCGTCAAGGCCGCCGGCGGCGTGCGCGGCCTCGAAACCATCCTGGCCATGCACCGCCTGGGCGCCACGCGATTCGGCATCAGCGTCAAAGCCGCGCGATCCATCCTCGAAGGGCTGTCGACTTCCACGGGCAGCGACTACTGA
- a CDS encoding FGGY family carbohydrate kinase, which translates to MSIVLSYDFGTGGIKASLYDGGGACLASHYASYETHYPRPLWHEQDPQTWWAATVAATGELMSQWNGSPDAIAAIGISGHSLGVVPLDKAGNLLRPYAMIWSDSRPDVQPGQFFRHVDERTWYLTTGNGFPPPLYSVFKIMWLRDNEPEVFAGIHRVLGSKDYINFRMTGVMATDYSYASGSGVWDLAAWRYSDALIGASGLPASIFPEAVPSSEVIGHLTAAAAAELRLPANIKVVAGGVDNSCMALGARAWREGDAYNSMGSSSWIAVAGSRPLLDYATRPYVFAHVVPGMFASAMGVFSTGSSLRWLRETLCTNLDAEAQRRGCSTFELMLELAASSPPGARGVMFLPTLAGGSSLDPSPNVRGAFVHINLGTTQADLCRAAVEGIAMAQTLALQSLEALAPLSDEILAVGGGAASDFWMQIYADLYNKKMVRTQIGQQAAALGAAAVACVGAGLWTDLSPINDIHKVIDIKTPVPAQTAACAKRLEIFRKLNACCSAIGDDIARL; encoded by the coding sequence ATGAGCATCGTTCTGTCATACGACTTCGGCACCGGCGGGATCAAGGCCTCGCTCTATGACGGCGGCGGCGCGTGCCTGGCGTCGCACTACGCCTCATACGAAACACACTATCCGCGCCCGCTCTGGCACGAGCAGGATCCGCAAACGTGGTGGGCCGCCACGGTCGCGGCCACCGGCGAATTGATGTCGCAGTGGAACGGTTCGCCCGATGCGATTGCGGCTATCGGAATCTCCGGTCACTCGCTGGGCGTGGTGCCCCTCGACAAAGCGGGCAACCTGCTGCGCCCGTACGCGATGATCTGGTCGGACAGCCGCCCCGACGTGCAGCCGGGGCAATTTTTCCGCCACGTCGACGAACGAACCTGGTACCTGACCACCGGAAACGGTTTTCCGCCGCCGTTGTACAGCGTCTTCAAGATCATGTGGCTGCGCGACAACGAGCCGGAGGTCTTCGCCGGCATCCACCGCGTGCTGGGCTCCAAAGACTACATCAACTTCCGCATGACCGGCGTGATGGCCACCGATTACTCCTACGCCAGCGGCAGCGGGGTGTGGGACCTGGCGGCGTGGCGATACAGCGACGCCCTCATCGGCGCCAGCGGCCTGCCGGCGTCGATCTTTCCCGAGGCGGTGCCTTCCAGCGAAGTCATCGGCCATCTGACCGCGGCGGCCGCGGCTGAGCTTCGACTGCCCGCCAACATCAAGGTCGTCGCCGGCGGGGTGGACAACAGTTGCATGGCCCTGGGCGCCCGCGCCTGGCGCGAGGGCGACGCCTACAACTCGATGGGCTCGAGCAGTTGGATCGCCGTGGCCGGCTCGCGGCCACTGCTGGACTACGCGACGCGTCCTTATGTGTTCGCCCACGTCGTGCCGGGCATGTTCGCCTCGGCGATGGGCGTGTTCTCGACCGGCTCCTCGCTGCGGTGGCTGCGCGAGACGCTATGTACGAATCTCGACGCCGAAGCGCAGCGGCGCGGCTGCAGCACCTTCGAGCTGATGCTCGAGCTGGCCGCCTCCTCGCCGCCGGGCGCGCGGGGCGTGATGTTCCTGCCGACGCTGGCCGGCGGGTCGTCGCTGGATCCCAGCCCCAACGTGCGGGGCGCCTTCGTGCATATTAACCTTGGCACCACGCAGGCCGACCTGTGCCGCGCCGCCGTCGAGGGAATCGCCATGGCCCAGACGCTGGCGCTGCAAAGCCTCGAAGCCCTGGCGCCGCTGTCGGACGAGATCCTCGCCGTCGGCGGCGGGGCCGCCAGCGACTTCTGGATGCAGATTTACGCCGATCTCTACAACAAGAAGATGGTCCGTACGCAGATCGGCCAGCAGGCCGCCGCCCTCGGCGCCGCCGCCGTCGCCTGCGTCGGCGCCGGGCTCTGGACCGACTTGAGCCCCATCAACGACATCCACAAGGTGATCGACATCAAAACACCCGTCCCCGCCCAAACCGCCGCCTGCGCCAAACGCCTCGAGATCTTCCGAAAACTCAACGCCTGCTGCAGCGCCATCGGTGACGATATCGCCCGCCTATAG
- a CDS encoding sugar phosphate isomerase/epimerase family protein — protein MSIDNDFGISTHCLAGIDPAGHLPLFERFGFTSVELNLGYWPWLADGAALAQLKKMLDGCGLSVWAYHMPYAATVPEAGLIDPAHPDAAVREGTVAAVAWCLERVADLGGRRLIIHPNASHLQADRRSEAMGLCRRTLRACVEQLEALCRRRHDARGIVLAVEPMPPWGLLNRPDEVEAMADLFDGRRAGLCLDVNHINLAGQDPIEYVRRIGRFVCTTHLSDNDGLDERHWAPGRGVLPWEQLLAELERSGYKGPLMFETGQFGADAKDTVAQLAGLREKLRTGTLER, from the coding sequence ATGAGCATCGACAACGATTTTGGAATCTCGACCCACTGCCTGGCCGGAATCGACCCGGCTGGCCACTTGCCGCTCTTTGAGCGATTCGGTTTTACCAGCGTCGAACTTAATCTGGGCTACTGGCCATGGCTGGCCGACGGGGCGGCCCTGGCGCAGCTCAAGAAAATGCTCGACGGATGCGGGCTGTCCGTCTGGGCCTACCACATGCCCTACGCTGCGACGGTGCCCGAGGCGGGGCTGATCGATCCGGCCCATCCCGACGCGGCTGTCCGCGAGGGAACCGTCGCGGCGGTGGCGTGGTGCCTCGAGCGGGTGGCAGACCTGGGCGGGCGGCGGCTGATCATTCACCCCAACGCCAGCCATCTGCAGGCGGATCGGCGCAGCGAGGCGATGGGCCTGTGCCGCCGCACCCTGCGGGCGTGCGTGGAACAGCTCGAAGCCCTCTGCCGCCGCCGACATGACGCGCGGGGGATCGTGCTGGCCGTCGAGCCCATGCCGCCCTGGGGACTGCTCAACCGCCCCGACGAAGTCGAGGCGATGGCGGACCTTTTCGACGGCCGCAGAGCGGGCTTGTGCCTGGACGTCAACCACATCAACCTGGCCGGCCAGGACCCGATAGAATACGTCAGGCGCATCGGCAGGTTCGTCTGCACGACGCACCTGTCCGACAACGACGGTCTCGATGAGCGTCACTGGGCGCCCGGTCGCGGCGTGTTGCCTTGGGAACAGTTGCTGGCGGAGTTGGAGCGCAGCGGGTACAAAGGCCCGCTGATGTTCGAGACCGGCCAGTTCGGCGCCGACGCGAAAGATACCGTCGCCCAACTGGCGGGTTTGAGAGAGAAGCTGCGGACGGGGACCCTGGAGCGCTGA
- a CDS encoding HEAT repeat domain-containing protein produces the protein MSTRRLTVSAAAMSVLTFLFVLASWQPLTAQEAPASTEPAAAPAAAGEPMIPSGKVEGDKMADDVEEAARKAMGAATQPAGQDAAPDGVGAQAARDKAASTWNDFMHFARIGQVKAAQSYAMALLDSGTDSRTIYLLSLESSDTRQLLDRAEKLPEMKDVVARLRTAIEEGYFKLRQDPAEIAKAINSLERSVQAYELGARRLAVSGQYALPQIIQRLMDPKLPPLLRERLITVLPRLGKEAVLPLAEALQSDNPNLQEIFADTLGRIGYPAAAPRLRELYERKDLLPKVKKTAESALLACAGPDGLKRPLAEMFYDMGQKFYYQAESLRPDERVSTANVWFWTSDLGLIYRPVPRQIFCNVYAMRMCRLSLDHDPNLYPAVSLWLASYLKREFDLPAGGKDPLLAEGEMPATFYLQSASARYQQAVLQRGLNDYHTPTVLAAINALINTNGAQNMIRTGQGTQPLVDALTYPAREVRFLAAESLALAQPTERFTGSQGVLPVLCEALRQVAQPRAMIVVSDQDARNALKDSVRAAGYEVFEEADADKAVTAAHAAGGVDVFVTASAPDPMAVLGLLRREGRFATTPLVVAAEATENRRVLAERDKRVLLIGHDAAKTNVAEAMAKAVELGAGKPMDKARAEMWAVRSANAIRQLALTNNKVLEYVQCQPALVTALVGPGKVQVAVAETLAHYSDAPSQRAIAALACSAKTAAAVRVPVYASATVSVRRFGNQLTESQAGDIVHCVVEPKNAGPIRMAASQLMGALDLPSEKIKPLILSTEKMD, from the coding sequence ATGAGTACGCGAAGATTGACCGTATCCGCGGCCGCTATGTCTGTCCTGACTTTCCTGTTCGTCCTGGCGTCGTGGCAGCCACTGACTGCCCAGGAGGCGCCAGCCTCGACAGAGCCTGCCGCGGCGCCGGCCGCCGCAGGCGAGCCCATGATCCCCAGCGGCAAGGTCGAAGGGGACAAGATGGCCGACGATGTCGAGGAGGCCGCCCGCAAGGCCATGGGCGCCGCCACTCAGCCGGCGGGCCAGGACGCTGCCCCCGACGGTGTCGGGGCGCAGGCCGCTCGCGACAAGGCCGCCTCGACCTGGAACGACTTCATGCACTTCGCTCGCATCGGGCAGGTCAAGGCTGCCCAGAGCTACGCCATGGCCCTGCTGGACTCGGGCACCGACTCGCGCACCATCTACCTGCTCTCGCTGGAAAGCAGCGACACGCGCCAACTGCTCGACCGGGCGGAAAAGCTGCCCGAGATGAAGGACGTCGTTGCCCGCCTGCGAACGGCGATCGAAGAGGGATACTTCAAGCTCAGGCAGGACCCCGCCGAGATCGCCAAGGCGATCAACTCCCTCGAGCGCAGCGTTCAGGCGTATGAGCTGGGCGCCCGCCGCCTGGCTGTCAGCGGCCAGTACGCCCTGCCGCAGATCATCCAGCGCCTGATGGACCCCAAGCTGCCGCCGCTGCTTCGCGAGCGGTTGATCACCGTTCTTCCGCGCCTGGGCAAGGAAGCGGTCCTGCCCCTGGCCGAAGCGCTGCAGAGCGACAACCCCAACCTGCAGGAGATCTTCGCCGACACGCTGGGGCGCATCGGGTACCCCGCCGCCGCCCCGCGCCTGCGAGAACTCTATGAACGCAAGGACCTGCTGCCCAAGGTCAAGAAGACCGCCGAGTCGGCGCTGCTGGCCTGCGCAGGCCCCGACGGACTCAAGCGGCCCCTGGCGGAAATGTTCTACGACATGGGCCAGAAGTTCTACTACCAGGCCGAATCGTTGCGCCCCGACGAGCGGGTTTCCACCGCCAACGTCTGGTTCTGGACCAGCGACCTGGGCCTGATCTACCGGCCCGTCCCGCGACAGATCTTCTGCAACGTCTACGCCATGCGCATGTGCCGCCTGAGCCTGGATCACGATCCCAACCTGTACCCCGCCGTCTCGCTGTGGCTGGCGTCATACCTCAAACGCGAGTTCGACCTGCCCGCCGGCGGGAAGGATCCGCTGCTGGCCGAAGGCGAAATGCCCGCCACGTTCTACCTGCAGTCGGCCAGCGCCCGCTATCAGCAGGCCGTCCTGCAGCGCGGGCTCAACGACTACCACACGCCGACGGTGCTGGCGGCGATCAACGCCCTGATCAACACCAACGGCGCCCAGAACATGATCCGCACCGGGCAAGGCACGCAGCCGCTGGTCGACGCCCTGACCTACCCGGCGCGAGAAGTGCGCTTCCTGGCGGCCGAGAGCCTGGCCTTGGCCCAGCCGACCGAGCGGTTCACCGGTTCGCAGGGCGTTCTGCCGGTGCTGTGCGAGGCCCTGCGCCAGGTGGCTCAGCCCCGGGCGATGATCGTCGTCAGCGACCAGGATGCCCGCAACGCTTTGAAAGATTCGGTCCGGGCGGCCGGCTATGAAGTCTTTGAAGAAGCAGACGCGGACAAGGCCGTCACTGCCGCCCATGCCGCCGGCGGCGTCGACGTGTTCGTTACCGCCTCGGCGCCGGACCCGATGGCGGTTCTGGGCCTGCTGCGGCGCGAGGGGCGATTCGCCACCACGCCGCTGGTCGTGGCGGCAGAGGCCACCGAGAACCGCCGCGTCCTGGCCGAGCGAGACAAGCGAGTGCTCCTGATCGGGCACGACGCAGCCAAGACAAACGTCGCCGAAGCGATGGCCAAGGCCGTCGAACTGGGCGCCGGCAAACCCATGGACAAGGCCCGCGCCGAAATGTGGGCGGTCCGCTCCGCCAACGCCATCCGGCAATTGGCCCTGACCAACAACAAGGTCCTCGAGTACGTCCAGTGCCAGCCGGCGCTGGTGACGGCGCTGGTGGGTCCGGGCAAGGTGCAGGTCGCCGTCGCTGAAACCCTGGCCCACTACAGCGATGCCCCCTCGCAGCGGGCCATCGCCGCACTGGCCTGCAGCGCCAAGACCGCCGCCGCCGTGCGCGTGCCCGTCTACGCGTCGGCCACCGTCAGCGTGCGGCGGTTCGGCAACCAGTTGACCGAAAGCCAGGCCGGCGACATCGTCCATTGCGTCGTCGAGCCCAAGAACGCCGGCCCCATCCGCATGGCCGCCAGCCAGTTGATGGGGGCCCTCGACCTGCCCAGCGAGAAGATCAAACCGCTGATCCTCTCGACGGAAAAGATGGACTGA
- a CDS encoding metallophosphoesterase produces MKADITFLVWSDTHFGYEPRQGPADIRHQALDQMEHLDGEPWPAALGGCVERPAFMLHCGDFVDGPNNGEELALYQAAMQTATLPAYETLGNHDLANGNAVTWFICRHGGRYYAFDAGGVRFVSMYIPFGVYDTVPPMHEVQLRWLAGQVEGAAGRPMVFFSHGTPETLPNESEFETAIAPANVALMAAGHTHLQTKFGPSRYQWKGRPYLIAGHCRNHAIDPDFGRVFNVVRVKGPRVDIADWRWDLAKWA; encoded by the coding sequence TTGAAAGCAGATATAACCTTCCTGGTCTGGTCGGATACCCATTTCGGATACGAGCCGCGCCAGGGCCCTGCCGATATCCGCCACCAGGCCCTGGACCAGATGGAGCATCTCGACGGCGAACCCTGGCCCGCGGCGCTGGGCGGGTGCGTCGAGCGGCCGGCGTTCATGCTGCACTGCGGCGATTTCGTCGACGGACCCAACAACGGCGAAGAACTGGCCCTCTATCAGGCGGCCATGCAAACAGCCACCCTGCCCGCCTACGAGACGCTGGGCAATCACGACCTGGCCAACGGCAACGCGGTCACGTGGTTCATCTGCCGCCACGGCGGGCGGTACTACGCCTTCGACGCCGGCGGCGTCAGGTTCGTCTCGATGTATATCCCCTTCGGCGTCTACGACACGGTCCCGCCCATGCACGAGGTGCAACTGCGGTGGCTGGCCGGACAGGTCGAGGGCGCCGCGGGGCGGCCGATGGTCTTCTTCTCCCACGGAACGCCCGAAACGCTCCCCAACGAAAGCGAGTTCGAAACCGCCATCGCCCCGGCCAACGTCGCGCTGATGGCGGCAGGGCACACGCATCTGCAGACCAAGTTCGGTCCGTCGCGGTATCAGTGGAAGGGCCGTCCTTACCTGATCGCCGGGCATTGTCGCAATCACGCCATCGACCCCGATTTCGGGCGCGTGTTCAACGTCGTGCGCGTCAAAGGCCCCCGCGTCGATATCGCCGACTGGCGATGGGACCTGGCCAAATGGGCCTAA
- a CDS encoding family 43 glycosylhydrolase: MGEMFYQPQMPATGKMWDTWLYWHEGTYYLYYLANSGAMWDNVSLATSPDGVHWKEHGPVLTKEPDVAWMGTGSTWASPDFDRDGKFFMNFSYSQGGQRICMAESTDLVNWRPMGAQYCTRPDTRWYKTADNDTARWDCIFTCPREEGGLWGYWTASPAAHHGVGHGCSADGATWEALPPPAIEPPLESPCEHGGVARVGETYYHMLGVNGSMIAYTAEAPGGPLVRQQRNSGLLTNNGWGKLHTYFSRFFHSPDGLLVNHHAIGRQAPVSGPLDRMVYFGLLKRAVFDADGTMRLAWWAGNDALKAQALNIAPPRGAAPGGAAAPRVPGIAMDSFKILAETLPTSEGIILEGVIALPPTPSARECGLFIRTGAGEGTAVLLNSAGAARLGQLKLYPGSFECEISIDRQYDFGPAPTFRLVLKRDLMEFYLADQLIHCFSLPSAAEGTIGFIGEVTDLHAWR, translated from the coding sequence ATGGGAGAGATGTTCTACCAGCCACAGATGCCCGCGACGGGCAAGATGTGGGATACCTGGCTGTACTGGCACGAGGGCACGTACTACCTGTACTACCTCGCCAACTCGGGGGCGATGTGGGACAACGTCTCCCTGGCCACCAGCCCCGATGGCGTACACTGGAAAGAACACGGGCCGGTGCTGACCAAGGAACCCGACGTCGCCTGGATGGGCACCGGGTCGACCTGGGCCAGCCCGGACTTCGATCGCGACGGCAAGTTCTTCATGAACTTCTCGTACTCCCAGGGCGGGCAGCGCATCTGCATGGCCGAGTCGACGGACCTGGTGAACTGGAGGCCGATGGGGGCGCAGTACTGCACCCGCCCCGACACGCGCTGGTATAAAACTGCCGACAACGACACCGCGCGCTGGGATTGCATCTTCACCTGCCCACGAGAGGAAGGCGGCCTGTGGGGCTACTGGACCGCCAGCCCCGCCGCGCATCACGGCGTCGGGCACGGCTGCTCCGCCGACGGCGCGACGTGGGAGGCTTTGCCGCCGCCGGCGATCGAGCCGCCGCTGGAAAGCCCGTGCGAACACGGCGGGGTGGCCCGCGTGGGCGAGACGTACTATCACATGCTGGGCGTCAACGGCAGCATGATCGCTTATACCGCCGAGGCGCCGGGCGGTCCGCTCGTCCGCCAGCAGCGCAACAGCGGCTTGCTGACCAACAACGGCTGGGGCAAACTCCACACGTATTTCTCTCGGTTCTTTCATAGCCCCGACGGGCTGCTGGTGAACCACCACGCCATTGGGCGCCAGGCGCCGGTCAGCGGTCCGCTGGACCGCATGGTGTATTTTGGCCTGCTCAAGCGGGCGGTCTTCGACGCCGACGGCACGATGCGCCTGGCGTGGTGGGCGGGCAACGACGCCCTCAAGGCCCAGGCGCTGAACATCGCCCCGCCGCGCGGGGCGGCCCCGGGCGGCGCCGCGGCGCCGCGCGTGCCGGGGATCGCCATGGATTCCTTCAAGATCCTCGCCGAGACGCTGCCGACCAGCGAGGGCATTATTCTCGAAGGCGTGATCGCATTGCCCCCAACGCCCTCGGCCAGGGAGTGCGGCCTGTTCATCCGAACCGGCGCGGGGGAGGGCACGGCCGTCCTGCTCAATTCGGCAGGGGCGGCGCGGCTGGGCCAGCTCAAGCTCTATCCCGGCTCGTTCGAGTGCGAGATCTCCATTGACCGCCAGTACGATTTCGGCCCTGCGCCTACGTTCCGCCTCGTGCTCAAGCGCGACTTGATGGAGTTCTACCTCGCGGACCAGTTGATCCATTGCTTCAGCCTGCCCAGCGCCGCCGAAGGCACGATCGGCTTCATCGGCGAGGTGACCGACCTGCACGCCTGGCGATGA